The following DNA comes from Microbacterium terregens.
TGTCACCCCGCCCTGTCGCCGGACGCGCAGCTCGCACTCACCCTTCGGGCGGTCTGCGGCCTGACGACCGGTCAGATCGCGCGTGCCACCCTCAGCGCCGAATCCACGGTCGCCCAGCGCATCGTGCGGGCCAAGCGAAAGATCGGCGCCGCGGGGATTCCGATCCGGATCCCGGAGCCCGCAGAGCGGGCCGGGCGACTCGATCTCGTCCTGACGGTCGTCTCGGTGATGTACTCGGAGGCGCATCTCGTGCCGGGACGCGATGCCGCCGCCGACCGCGACCTGGCCGAGGACGCGCTGTGGCTTGCGCGCGTGATCGCCCTGGCTCTGCCGCACGAGGCCGAGGCCCAGGGGCTTCTGGCACTCGTGCTGTTCCACCGGGCGCGCGAGTCGGCCCGTGCTGTCGACGGGGATCTCGTGCTGCTGGCGGATCAGGACCGCACGAGGTGGGATGCCGCCCTCATCGCCGAGGGCCAGGCGGCGCTCCGGCGCGCGGCGATGCTGCGGCGACCGGGTCGATGGCAGCTGCACGCGGCGATCGCGGCCTGCCACGCGGACGCCCCGACGCCGGCCGAGACCGACTGGCTGCAAGTGCTGACGCTCTACGACATGCTGCTCCTGCACGACCGTTCGCCCGTCGTGCGGCTCAACCGGGCCGTCGCGCTCGCCGAGGTGGACGGGCCTGCGCCGGCGCTCGCCGAGGTCGATGCGCTCGCGGATGCCCTGTCGGGATACCACCTCTGGCACGCCGTGCGCGGGCACCTGCTGCGGTTGCTCGGAAACGACGACGCGGCGCTCGCCGCCGACCTGCGGGCGATCGAGCTGACCGCGAACGAGGCGGAGCGTCGCCTCATCGCGCGACGAGGACGCCCGTGACCGGTGCGGTTCAGGCGTCGACCGGCGAG
Coding sequences within:
- a CDS encoding RNA polymerase sigma factor yields the protein MSTPDAAAPGGSSQPPAAASDALLARVVREESGRIVAALTSSVGSFDIAEDAVADAVLEALREWRQRGIPPKPGAWLTQAARHNALDRLRRDTRYRQKLALLGEPVAAPADRPIDEVDERLPLLFGCCHPALSPDAQLALTLRAVCGLTTGQIARATLSAESTVAQRIVRAKRKIGAAGIPIRIPEPAERAGRLDLVLTVVSVMYSEAHLVPGRDAAADRDLAEDALWLARVIALALPHEAEAQGLLALVLFHRARESARAVDGDLVLLADQDRTRWDAALIAEGQAALRRAAMLRRPGRWQLHAAIAACHADAPTPAETDWLQVLTLYDMLLLHDRSPVVRLNRAVALAEVDGPAPALAEVDALADALSGYHLWHAVRGHLLRLLGNDDAALAADLRAIELTANEAERRLIARRGRP